The following coding sequences are from one Salinicoccus sp. Bachu38 window:
- a CDS encoding aldehyde dehydrogenase family protein, which translates to MRNHTKQYINGEWVESASGETIEVINPANGEAFGRIAKGNAEDVDKAVEAAHSVYLEFRHTPVEERREMLDRIVKEYENRKEDLIEAITDELGSPLEMSEKTHYQAGINHFTAARDALDTFEFEEQRGDHLVVKEGIGVSGLITPWNFPTNQTSLKLAAAFAAGSPVVMKPSEETPFAAIILAEIFEAAGVPKGVFNLVNGDGEGVGNPLSEHPKVRMMSFTGSGSTGSKIMEKASRDFKNVSLELGGKSPLIILDDADVEEAAKIAVKKVVHNTGQVCTAGTRTLVPESMKEAFLEAAKKEMEQVKVGDPRKEGTAVGPLVSRKQFDTVQSYIEKGAEEGATLFHGGTGQPEGLDKGFFVKPTIFSDVENDMVIAQEEIFGPVMSVITYKGLDEAIDIANDTKYGLAGYVYGEDMETLKDVARRIEAGTVEINGAGGRKDLPFGGYKQSGIGREWGDYGIEEFLEVKAIKGYFK; encoded by the coding sequence ATGAGAAATCATACGAAACAGTATATAAATGGAGAATGGGTAGAAAGTGCAAGCGGAGAAACAATCGAGGTCATCAATCCGGCAAACGGTGAAGCCTTCGGCAGGATTGCCAAAGGCAATGCTGAAGATGTCGACAAGGCTGTCGAAGCCGCCCACTCCGTCTACCTTGAATTCCGTCATACACCTGTAGAGGAAAGACGTGAAATGCTGGACAGGATTGTGAAGGAATACGAAAATCGCAAAGAAGATTTGATCGAGGCGATTACAGATGAGCTTGGTTCCCCGCTTGAGATGTCCGAAAAGACACATTACCAGGCGGGCATCAACCACTTCACGGCCGCACGGGATGCGCTTGATACATTCGAATTTGAGGAGCAGCGTGGTGACCACCTTGTAGTGAAGGAAGGCATCGGTGTCTCAGGACTCATCACCCCTTGGAACTTCCCGACCAACCAGACATCTCTGAAACTGGCGGCCGCCTTTGCAGCGGGCAGCCCTGTAGTCATGAAACCTTCAGAGGAGACACCTTTCGCAGCCATCATCCTCGCTGAAATCTTCGAGGCTGCCGGTGTGCCGAAAGGCGTATTCAACCTCGTCAATGGAGACGGTGAAGGTGTAGGGAACCCGCTCAGTGAGCATCCGAAAGTCCGTATGATGTCATTCACCGGCTCCGGCTCCACAGGTTCCAAAATCATGGAGAAGGCAAGCAGGGACTTCAAGAACGTCTCCCTTGAACTCGGAGGAAAATCGCCGCTCATCATCCTCGATGATGCGGATGTCGAAGAAGCTGCCAAAATCGCCGTCAAAAAGGTTGTCCATAATACTGGACAAGTATGCACGGCAGGTACCCGGACGCTGGTTCCGGAATCCATGAAGGAGGCATTCCTTGAGGCGGCGAAAAAGGAAATGGAGCAGGTGAAAGTCGGCGACCCGCGCAAAGAGGGGACTGCTGTCGGCCCTCTTGTCAGCCGCAAACAGTTTGATACTGTACAGTCCTATATTGAAAAGGGTGCAGAGGAAGGCGCAACACTCTTCCATGGGGGCACCGGACAGCCTGAGGGTCTCGACAAGGGATTCTTCGTAAAACCAACCATCTTCTCCGATGTTGAAAATGACATGGTCATCGCCCAGGAAGAGATTTTCGGTCCGGTGATGTCCGTCATCACCTATAAAGGTCTTGATGAAGCAATCGATATTGCGAACGATACCAAATATGGACTTGCAGGCTATGTATATGGCGAAGACATGGAGACCCTCAAAGACGTCGCCCGCCGCATTGAAGCGGGCACAGTGGAAATCAATGGTGCAGGTGGACGCAAGGATCTTCCATTCGGCGGCTATAAACAGTCCGGCATCGGCCGCGAGTGGGGGGATTATGGCATCGAGGAGTTTCTCGAAGTCAAAGCGATCAAAGGTTATTTCAAATAA
- the fni gene encoding type 2 isopentenyl-diphosphate Delta-isomerase — protein MNRETDPRSRRKNEHVRHALEQASQTAFSDFDNVHFVHQSIPSVNMEDVDLSTRFGPFALPRPLYINAMTGGSEWTREINGKLAEVAQATGVPMAVGSMHAALKHPELSDSFTIVRTRYPDGIIFANVGADISLDGAKRAVDMLRADALQIHINAPQELIMPEGDRNFKSWRGNIENIVRHVDVPVIIKEVGFGMSRETLQTLKDIGVQYADVSGKGGTNFASIENLRRENKDMAYLSSWGLSTAISLLEAQPFGGDMHILASGGIKTPLDAMKCLALGAKAVGMSRLMLEQVEHHGVEAAIDHVEQFHHQMRKISILIDAKDIEEITSRPLVLSPEVISWQRQRALDK, from the coding sequence ATGAACAGGGAAACAGATCCAAGAAGCCGACGGAAAAATGAGCACGTCAGACATGCCCTTGAACAGGCTTCACAAACAGCCTTTTCCGACTTCGATAATGTCCATTTCGTACATCAGTCCATCCCTTCTGTCAATATGGAGGATGTGGACCTTTCCACCCGTTTCGGTCCTTTTGCGCTTCCGCGGCCTTTGTACATCAATGCAATGACCGGGGGGAGTGAATGGACACGGGAAATCAACGGGAAGCTGGCCGAAGTGGCCCAGGCGACAGGCGTACCCATGGCGGTCGGTTCCATGCATGCAGCACTGAAGCATCCTGAGCTGTCGGATTCATTTACAATCGTCCGCACCAGGTATCCGGACGGCATCATTTTTGCGAATGTGGGGGCAGACATTTCCCTCGACGGTGCGAAACGGGCCGTGGACATGCTCCGTGCAGATGCGCTCCAGATACATATCAATGCCCCGCAGGAGCTCATCATGCCCGAGGGGGACCGCAATTTCAAATCATGGCGTGGCAATATAGAGAACATCGTCAGACATGTGGATGTTCCGGTGATCATCAAGGAAGTGGGGTTCGGCATGAGCAGGGAAACATTGCAGACTCTGAAAGATATCGGTGTCCAATATGCAGATGTCAGCGGCAAGGGCGGCACCAATTTCGCTTCCATAGAAAATCTCCGTCGTGAAAACAAGGATATGGCCTACCTGAGCAGCTGGGGACTCTCCACAGCCATCTCCCTCCTTGAAGCCCAACCCTTCGGCGGGGATATGCATATATTGGCAAGTGGCGGCATCAAAACACCACTCGATGCCATGAAGTGCCTGGCTCTCGGGGCGAAAGCCGTGGGCATGTCCAGACTGATGCTGGAGCAGGTGGAGCACCATGGCGTCGAAGCCGCCATCGACCATGTGGAACAGTTCCACCATCAGATGCGCAAGATTTCCATCTTGATCGATGCAAAAGATATCGAAGAAATTACCAGCCGCCCCCTCGTCCTGAGCCCTGAAGTCATTTCATGGCAGAGACAGCGCGCGCTGGATAAGTGA
- the dhaM gene encoding dihydroxyacetone kinase phosphoryl donor subunit DhaM has product MTEILIISHSSEIAEGTRSLVSQMAGDTVIHASGGVEGGIGTNIDQINDMLEKIEDDTICFYDIGSSRMNLEMAVEMYDGPHQLHISEAPIVEGSFLAAVENSVGSSTEDMLEKLKTMKK; this is encoded by the coding sequence ATGACTGAGATCCTCATCATCAGCCACAGCAGCGAAATCGCAGAAGGTACCCGTTCCCTCGTTTCCCAGATGGCAGGCGATACCGTAATCCATGCCTCGGGGGGCGTGGAGGGTGGTATCGGTACAAATATCGACCAGATCAACGATATGCTTGAAAAAATAGAGGATGATACCATCTGTTTCTATGATATCGGCTCGAGCCGGATGAATCTTGAAATGGCTGTGGAAATGTATGATGGCCCCCACCAGCTTCATATTTCAGAAGCGCCAATAGTTGAAGGCAGCTTTCTCGCCGCAGTTGAAAACAGCGTGGGTTCCTCGACAGAAGATATGCTCGAAAAGCTCAAGACCATGAAAAAGTAA
- a CDS encoding MFS transporter yields the protein MKQPKIGIQSNLPQFILLVVTNLFVGSMVGIERTVMPLLGEEQFGLASTSAALSFIISFGFSKAIINYFAGGIADRYGRKKVLLAGWAIGLFVPVLIIFAHAWWVIVVANVLLGINQGLAWSMTVNMKIDLSKADQRGTAVGLNEFAGYSGVAILAAVSGYVASTYSLRPEPFYIGIAVGLIGLFMALIIKDTEGHLKVQMEQSSGEKNDLSAKTVFQKTTWQDRNLSTASFAGMSTNLKDGMAWGLFPLYFTTVGLSVSQIGTIVAVYPAAWGVFQLFTGVLSDRLGRKKLITYGMWTQAAALWFILAVESYPLWMTGAILLGIGTAMVYPTLQAAISDVAAPGWRASSMGVYRFWRDSGYAFGALLAGIIADFMGVTWAIGLVAMMPFIAGLMAQFRLGETLKLSNRKQ from the coding sequence ATGAAACAGCCAAAAATAGGCATACAAAGCAATCTACCACAATTCATACTCCTCGTGGTGACAAATCTTTTTGTCGGCTCCATGGTGGGGATAGAAAGGACAGTGATGCCCCTGCTTGGCGAAGAGCAGTTCGGGCTCGCTTCCACGAGTGCTGCGCTGAGCTTCATTATCAGCTTTGGTTTTTCCAAAGCAATCATCAATTATTTTGCCGGGGGTATTGCAGATAGATATGGACGGAAAAAAGTGCTGCTGGCAGGATGGGCCATCGGCCTATTTGTCCCTGTACTGATCATATTTGCACATGCCTGGTGGGTGATCGTTGTGGCCAATGTCCTGCTCGGCATCAACCAGGGCCTTGCCTGGTCGATGACGGTGAATATGAAAATCGATCTGTCCAAGGCTGACCAGAGGGGCACAGCAGTAGGACTGAATGAATTTGCAGGATATTCCGGGGTGGCCATTCTGGCGGCTGTATCAGGATACGTGGCCTCCACCTACTCATTACGGCCGGAGCCTTTCTATATCGGTATTGCGGTTGGCCTCATCGGTCTTTTCATGGCTTTGATCATAAAAGATACAGAAGGGCATCTGAAAGTGCAGATGGAGCAGTCGAGTGGAGAGAAGAATGACCTGTCGGCAAAAACGGTCTTCCAGAAGACCACGTGGCAGGACCGGAACCTCTCAACTGCAAGCTTTGCAGGCATGTCCACCAACCTGAAGGACGGTATGGCATGGGGGCTCTTCCCCCTCTACTTCACGACTGTCGGCTTGAGTGTCAGCCAGATCGGTACGATTGTAGCTGTATACCCTGCTGCGTGGGGTGTTTTCCAGCTCTTTACCGGGGTGTTGAGCGATAGACTGGGGCGGAAAAAGCTCATCACTTACGGCATGTGGACGCAGGCTGCCGCGTTGTGGTTTATTCTGGCTGTAGAGAGCTATCCCCTTTGGATGACAGGCGCCATACTGCTTGGTATCGGGACGGCGATGGTCTACCCGACACTGCAGGCGGCCATCAGTGATGTTGCCGCTCCGGGGTGGCGGGCTTCCTCCATGGGGGTATACCGGTTCTGGAGGGACAGCGGGTATGCTTTTGGTGCACTGCTGGCAGGCATCATTGCAGACTTCATGGGTGTCACATGGGCAATCGGACTGGTGGCGATGATGCCATTCATCGCAGGTCTGATGGCCCAGTTCCGCCTCGGGGAAACCCTGAAACTGAGTAATAGAAAACAGTAG
- the dhaK gene encoding dihydroxyacetone kinase subunit DhaK — MKKLINDKERFLSDMLDGLKQRDPHIEIIEDTVVVRKEKKSSGVALVSGGGSGHEPAHAGYVSQGMLDGAVCGEVFTSPTPDKVLAAIKAVDNGDGVLLIIKNYSGDVMNFEMAQEMAEAEGHHVASVVVRDDVAIDNEEQRRGVAGTVVVHKYAGYLAEQGASLDDIVKKVKEMMSTLYSIGMAIHPCLVPTTGEYGFDLAEDEMEIGIGIHGEKGISREKSASVDKIVNRLLDELFKHTDSSRLIVMVNGMGATPESELSIVTKYVMEALDDRGITVSKLLVGDYMTALDMQGFSLTILDEDDEVLEALDADTGSKYFK; from the coding sequence GTGAAAAAACTGATCAATGACAAAGAACGCTTTCTATCCGACATGCTCGACGGTTTGAAGCAGCGTGATCCGCACATTGAGATCATCGAAGATACCGTAGTCGTGAGAAAAGAGAAAAAAAGCAGCGGTGTAGCACTTGTTTCAGGAGGAGGCAGCGGGCATGAGCCTGCCCATGCCGGATATGTTTCCCAAGGCATGCTCGATGGCGCAGTCTGTGGCGAAGTATTCACCTCTCCGACACCGGATAAGGTACTTGCTGCGATAAAAGCGGTGGATAATGGGGACGGTGTCCTGCTGATCATCAAAAACTACAGCGGGGATGTCATGAATTTCGAAATGGCGCAGGAAATGGCGGAAGCGGAAGGGCACCATGTCGCTTCAGTGGTTGTCAGGGATGATGTTGCGATTGATAATGAGGAGCAGAGACGCGGTGTCGCCGGCACTGTAGTCGTCCATAAATACGCAGGCTACCTTGCGGAACAGGGCGCTTCCCTCGATGACATTGTGAAGAAAGTGAAAGAAATGATGTCCACACTCTATTCCATTGGCATGGCCATCCACCCATGCCTTGTACCGACGACCGGAGAGTACGGCTTCGATCTCGCAGAAGATGAAATGGAAATCGGTATCGGCATCCATGGGGAAAAAGGTATTTCCCGGGAAAAATCGGCGAGCGTCGACAAGATCGTCAATCGACTTCTTGATGAACTCTTCAAGCATACGGATAGCTCCCGCCTGATTGTTATGGTCAATGGCATGGGTGCAACACCGGAAAGCGAACTCAGCATCGTAACAAAGTATGTGATGGAGGCGCTGGACGATCGTGGCATTACAGTTTCAAAGCTGCTTGTCGGAGACTATATGACAGCACTCGACATGCAAGGGTTCTCACTGACTATACTTGATGAAGACGATGAAGTCCTTGAAGCGCTCGATGCAGATACAGGATCCAAGTATTTCAAATAG
- a CDS encoding iron-containing alcohol dehydrogenase: MRHLYYRTYQKVMKPIIKHMPWRTPLVFEGAHSLDRLPGLVSAAGIRRLFIVTDKGILEAGLMDLMLEQLEMRGIHCTVYSDTVPDPDIQNVEAALHHYHNQQCEGIVAFGGGSAMDCAKCVGARAARPGKTLSDMRGVFKVRRNMPPFFAVPTTSGTGSEGTLAAVISNRDTQDKYALMDTSLIPHVAIIDPFLTLELPQDVTAMTGMDALTHAVESYIGRSSTRETEAYAKEAVALIFDNLEAAYDNGHDLKAREGMQQAAFKAGLAFTRAYVGNIHAIAHTLGGFYNIPHGLANAVIMPHVLEYYGNVVHKPLSELADIAGVGRRTDTEQMKAATFIEAIRRMNEKTGVPERIEGIKERDIPDMVENAYHEANPLYPVPVIFDRSDFENIYHEIRK, from the coding sequence ATGCGGCATCTATACTACCGGACATATCAGAAGGTCATGAAGCCCATCATAAAACATATGCCCTGGAGAACCCCATTGGTCTTTGAAGGCGCACATAGTCTGGACCGTCTGCCGGGACTCGTCAGTGCTGCCGGCATAAGAAGGCTGTTCATCGTCACCGATAAGGGAATACTGGAAGCGGGTCTCATGGATTTGATGCTGGAGCAGCTTGAAATGAGGGGCATCCATTGTACCGTCTATAGTGATACTGTGCCCGACCCTGATATTCAGAATGTAGAAGCGGCCCTGCATCATTATCATAACCAGCAATGTGAAGGGATTGTCGCTTTCGGTGGCGGTTCGGCGATGGATTGTGCGAAGTGTGTCGGTGCCAGGGCTGCAAGGCCTGGCAAAACCCTTTCCGATATGCGTGGTGTATTTAAGGTGAGGAGGAACATGCCGCCTTTTTTTGCGGTGCCGACCACTTCCGGTACAGGAAGTGAAGGTACTTTGGCGGCTGTCATTTCGAATAGGGACACTCAGGACAAATATGCCCTGATGGATACTTCGCTTATTCCTCATGTGGCCATAATCGATCCGTTTCTCACATTGGAACTCCCCCAAGATGTTACCGCAATGACAGGGATGGATGCATTGACCCATGCAGTGGAATCATATATTGGCAGAAGCAGCACCCGGGAAACGGAAGCATATGCCAAAGAAGCGGTTGCGCTCATCTTTGACAATCTTGAGGCAGCATATGACAATGGACATGATCTGAAGGCGAGGGAAGGCATGCAGCAGGCCGCCTTCAAGGCAGGGCTGGCATTCACTCGTGCCTATGTCGGCAATATTCATGCCATTGCGCATACGCTGGGCGGATTTTATAATATCCCCCACGGTCTGGCTAACGCCGTTATAATGCCGCATGTACTCGAATACTACGGGAACGTGGTGCACAAGCCGCTTTCAGAACTGGCAGATATTGCAGGGGTCGGACGACGGACGGATACGGAACAGATGAAAGCGGCGACGTTCATTGAAGCAATCAGAAGGATGAATGAAAAGACGGGCGTACCGGAGAGGATAGAAGGAATAAAGGAGAGGGATATTCCTGACATGGTGGAAAATGCCTATCATGAAGCGAATCCTCTCTATCCAGTACCGGTGATTTTTGACAGGTCTGACTTCGAAAATATCTATCATGAAATCAGAAAATGA
- a CDS encoding BCCT family transporter, whose amino-acid sequence MENSTQPSGRKLSKVFIYASIIVGIMVILGAIFPDRFGQVTGNVGSWVIEYFGWYYLIITTLMVFFCIFLVFSPIGKLKLGKPYHKPEFRTISWLAMLFSAGMGIGLVFYGAAEPIQHYMGPPTADPETDAAMVEALRSTFFHYGFHAWAMYGVVALALAYSQFRKGEVGLLSKTLRPILGDRVDGPIGIAVDVLSVFATIIGVAVSLGVGTLQINGGLNYLFGVPINIVVQGIIIAVVTFLFLISAWSGLSKGIQYLSNLNMGLAGILLIAVLILGPTMMILNMMNTSTGAMLDTFLYNSLDVAPLNQQKSEWLEVWTIYYWGWWMSWSPFVGIFIARVSRGRSVREFVLAVLLVPTLVSIVWFSVFGVTGIEIGKTVPAIFDMNAETMLFGIFNELPMSMILSVIALLLVSSFFVTSADSATYVLGMQTAFGSLQPSNKIKVVWGIALSSIAFVLLLSGGDTGLAALQSAAIISAFPFSFIIISMMVSFYKDANEERKYLGLSITPNRQRMKDYIEKSKRERAEEIKAEQEADNQNQ is encoded by the coding sequence ATGGAAAACTCTACACAACCTAGCGGTAGAAAACTATCCAAAGTCTTCATCTATGCCTCCATAATCGTGGGCATCATGGTGATACTGGGTGCCATTTTCCCGGATCGGTTTGGCCAGGTCACTGGCAACGTCGGGTCATGGGTCATTGAATACTTCGGCTGGTACTACCTGATTATCACCACATTGATGGTGTTCTTCTGTATCTTCCTTGTTTTCAGCCCAATCGGCAAGTTGAAACTCGGCAAACCCTACCACAAGCCGGAATTCCGGACCATATCATGGCTTGCCATGCTGTTCAGTGCCGGGATGGGTATCGGCCTCGTATTCTACGGTGCAGCTGAACCGATCCAGCACTATATGGGGCCACCGACGGCTGACCCTGAAACGGACGCTGCCATGGTGGAAGCGTTGCGCTCGACTTTCTTCCACTACGGCTTCCATGCATGGGCAATGTACGGCGTCGTGGCGCTGGCTCTCGCCTATTCACAGTTCAGGAAGGGTGAAGTCGGGCTTCTGTCCAAAACACTGAGACCGATACTCGGTGATCGTGTCGACGGTCCGATCGGCATCGCAGTCGATGTACTTTCCGTGTTTGCGACCATCATCGGTGTCGCCGTATCCCTTGGTGTCGGCACACTGCAGATTAACGGTGGGCTAAACTACCTGTTTGGTGTACCAATCAACATCGTAGTCCAAGGAATCATCATAGCAGTCGTTACATTCCTGTTCCTGATCAGTGCGTGGAGCGGGCTAAGCAAGGGAATCCAGTACTTGAGTAACCTGAATATGGGACTTGCAGGCATTCTTCTGATTGCTGTACTCATTCTCGGTCCAACAATGATGATTCTCAATATGATGAATACATCCACAGGTGCCATGCTCGATACGTTTCTTTACAACAGCCTTGACGTTGCACCTCTGAATCAGCAGAAAAGCGAGTGGCTCGAGGTCTGGACCATCTACTACTGGGGCTGGTGGATGAGCTGGAGCCCGTTCGTCGGCATATTCATAGCGAGAGTATCCCGTGGGCGTTCAGTACGTGAATTCGTCCTGGCAGTACTCCTCGTCCCGACACTTGTCAGCATCGTGTGGTTCAGTGTGTTTGGTGTTACAGGTATTGAAATCGGAAAGACTGTACCAGCCATCTTTGATATGAATGCTGAAACGATGCTGTTCGGCATATTCAATGAACTGCCGATGAGCATGATTCTGTCAGTCATCGCATTGCTGCTCGTTTCGTCATTCTTTGTAACCTCCGCCGATTCGGCTACGTATGTACTCGGCATGCAGACCGCATTCGGATCCCTGCAGCCTTCCAACAAAATCAAGGTTGTCTGGGGTATCGCATTGTCTTCCATCGCCTTCGTACTATTGCTATCAGGTGGAGATACAGGGCTTGCAGCATTGCAGTCGGCAGCCATCATCTCAGCCTTCCCGTTCAGCTTCATCATCATTTCGATGATGGTGTCCTTCTATAAGGATGCAAATGAAGAACGCAAGTACCTCGGACTTTCCATTACACCGAACAGGCAGCGCATGAAGGACTATATAGAGAAATCCAAGCGTGAACGTGCAGAAGAAATAAAAGCCGAACAGGAAGCAGACAATCAGAATCAATAG
- a CDS encoding phytoene desaturase family protein: MTKKITIIGAGVAGLASAIRLQHEGFEVKILEKESTPGGKMNRIDVDGYKFDLGPTIVMMPELYREVFELAGRNPEDYIPMQRLDPMYSGYFDNGRKQYQVTNDLVKNIEMFEEISDEDAEGFMRYLSDLYHRFNIAKKHFLQRPFRNKKDFYNPFMIGQGIKLRTLNNAENLMKKYIKDKRMRQMISFQTLYIGISPFKGPSLYTIIPMIEFLYGVWFIKGGMRTMASGMERMFMEMGGSIEYETSVDHIVIENKKAVGVSSEGTFIPSDYVMCNADFPYAMKSLVREPEHKGRYQDEKVDRMDYSCSCFVLYLGMDRKYPEIDNVHNFVFSEDLDTNINQIFDGEMLEDPSLYMYIASKIDASLAPEGKDGLYILMPVSDTATMKYEWTDELSGMYRDRIIHKIRMLPGMENFEQEIVSETMMTPQEFEGRFNAYNGATFGLRPTLVQSNHLRPQSKATHCENLYFTGSSTHPGAGVPIVLLSSKIAVGELLKDENH; the protein is encoded by the coding sequence ATGACAAAAAAGATTACGATCATCGGGGCGGGGGTTGCCGGCCTGGCAAGTGCAATCCGGCTTCAGCATGAGGGCTTTGAAGTCAAAATATTGGAAAAGGAATCCACACCCGGGGGCAAGATGAACCGCATCGATGTCGACGGCTATAAATTCGACCTCGGGCCGACCATCGTCATGATGCCGGAACTGTACAGAGAAGTCTTCGAGCTTGCCGGACGGAATCCGGAAGACTACATTCCCATGCAGCGGCTCGATCCCATGTACAGCGGGTATTTTGATAATGGCCGGAAGCAGTACCAGGTGACCAATGATCTTGTGAAGAACATAGAAATGTTCGAGGAGATCAGTGATGAGGATGCCGAAGGGTTCATGAGATATCTGAGCGACCTCTATCATCGGTTCAATATCGCCAAAAAGCATTTTCTGCAACGTCCATTCAGAAACAAAAAGGACTTCTACAATCCTTTCATGATTGGACAGGGCATAAAGCTTAGAACATTGAACAACGCTGAGAATCTGATGAAGAAATATATTAAAGACAAGCGCATGAGACAGATGATCAGTTTCCAGACCCTTTACATCGGCATCTCCCCCTTCAAGGGACCTTCGCTCTACACGATCATTCCAATGATAGAATTCCTCTATGGTGTCTGGTTCATCAAAGGCGGCATGCGTACGATGGCTTCCGGCATGGAACGCATGTTCATGGAAATGGGTGGCAGCATCGAATATGAGACCAGTGTAGATCACATCGTCATAGAAAATAAAAAGGCCGTTGGCGTATCATCGGAAGGCACTTTCATTCCGTCAGACTATGTCATGTGCAATGCAGATTTCCCATATGCAATGAAAAGCCTGGTCAGGGAACCGGAGCATAAGGGAAGGTACCAGGATGAGAAAGTCGACCGGATGGACTATTCCTGCTCATGTTTCGTCCTCTATCTCGGGATGGACAGAAAGTATCCTGAAATCGATAATGTCCACAATTTCGTGTTTTCGGAAGACCTGGACACGAATATCAACCAGATTTTTGACGGTGAGATGCTAGAAGATCCTTCCCTCTATATGTATATCGCTTCCAAGATTGATGCATCCCTTGCGCCTGAAGGCAAGGATGGCCTATATATTCTGATGCCTGTATCCGACACGGCCACGATGAAATATGAATGGACCGATGAATTGTCTGGAATGTATCGGGATAGGATCATCCATAAGATCAGAATGCTGCCGGGCATGGAAAACTTTGAACAGGAGATCGTTTCGGAAACGATGATGACGCCCCAGGAATTCGAAGGACGCTTCAATGCATATAACGGCGCAACATTTGGACTCCGTCCGACGCTCGTGCAGAGCAACCACTTGAGACCGCAAAGCAAGGCGACGCATTGCGAAAACCTTTATTTTACAGGCAGCAGCACCCATCCCGGGGCTGGTGTGCCTATTGTGCTTCTGTCTTCCAAAATTGCCGTTGGAGAGCTGTTGAAGGACGAAAATCACTAA
- the dhaL gene encoding dihydroxyacetone kinase subunit DhaL, with the protein MNAEKLLEKMHGLKSIFDEKESELTGLDREIGDGDHGVNMKRGFSAVNDKVSAGSTQDILKQTGMTLMSSIGGASGPLYGFSFVKMSEVAKEEIDGENLLEMLEVFDRTVAEKGKVEGGEKTMYDVISKSADLLRDKGSLSLEDLQQLAEETKDMIATKGRAAYFKEQSKGTIDPGAQSAVYIIHALGEGVEND; encoded by the coding sequence ATGAATGCCGAAAAATTACTTGAAAAGATGCATGGATTAAAATCCATCTTTGACGAAAAGGAAAGCGAACTGACGGGTCTCGATCGTGAAATCGGCGATGGGGACCATGGCGTCAACATGAAGCGTGGGTTTTCAGCGGTGAATGATAAGGTTTCTGCCGGTTCGACACAAGATATCCTCAAGCAGACAGGCATGACGCTGATGAGCTCCATCGGTGGTGCGAGTGGACCGCTCTATGGTTTCAGCTTCGTCAAGATGAGCGAGGTGGCCAAAGAGGAAATAGATGGCGAAAATCTGTTGGAAATGCTGGAAGTGTTTGATAGGACAGTTGCTGAAAAGGGCAAGGTGGAGGGCGGCGAAAAGACGATGTATGATGTCATTTCGAAATCCGCCGATCTGCTTCGGGATAAAGGATCACTCAGTCTGGAAGATCTTCAGCAGCTGGCTGAGGAGACGAAGGATATGATTGCGACAAAAGGGCGTGCTGCCTACTTCAAGGAGCAATCCAAAGGGACGATCGATCCCGGAGCACAAAGCGCCGTCTATATCATTCATGCACTGGGAGAGGGTGTTGAAAATGACTGA